Proteins encoded by one window of Dromaius novaehollandiae isolate bDroNov1 unplaced genomic scaffold, bDroNov1.hap1 HAP1_SCAFFOLD_30, whole genome shotgun sequence:
- the LOC135325809 gene encoding olfactory receptor 14C36-like has protein sequence MSNSSSLNQFLLLAFVDTRELQLLHFFLFLGIYLAALLGNGLIITAVACDHRLHTPMYFFLLNLSLLDLGAISTTVPKSMANSLWDTRAISYSGCAAQVFLILFFLTAEYALLTVMAYDRFIAICRPLHYGMLMDSRACVKMAAAAWASGFLSALLHTGNTFSIPLCQGNAVEQFFCEIPQILKLSCSGSYLREAGVLVIGICLFFGCFIFIVVSYVQIFSAVLRIPSEQGQHKAFSMCLPHLAVVSLFVITAMFVYLKPPSLSSPSLDLVVAVLYAVVPPAVNPLIYSMRNKELKDALKKLIQLVLFQQQ, from the coding sequence atgtccaacagcagctccctcaaccaGTTCCTCCTTCTGGCATTCGTGGAcacccgggagctgcagctcttgcacttcttcctcttcctgggcatctacctggctgccctcctgggcaacggcctcatcatcacagccgtagcctgcgaccaccgcctccacacccccatgtacttcttcctcctcaacctctccctccttgaccttggcgccatctccaccactgtccccaaatccatggccaattccctgtgggacaccagggccatttcctactcaggatgtgctgcacaggtctttCTCATTCTCTTCTTCCTCACAGCAGAGTATGCTCTTCttactgtcatggcctatgatcgcttcattgccatctgcagacccctgcactacggcatgctcatggacagcagagcttgtgtcaaaatggcagcagctgcctgggccagtgggtttctcagtgctctcctgcacactgggaacacattttcaataccactctgccaaggcaatgctgtggagcagttcttctgtgaaatcccccagatcctcaagctctcctgctcaggctcctacctcagggaagctggggtgcTTGTCATTGGAAtatgtttattctttgggtgtttcatcttcattgtggtgtcctacgtgcagatcttctctgctgtgctgaggatcccctctgagcagggccagcacaaagccttctccatgtgcctccctcacctggctgtggtctccctgtttgttaTCACTGCAATGTTTgtctacctgaagcccccctccctctcctccccatctctggatctggtggtggctgttctgtacgcagtggtgcctccagcagtgaaccccctcatctacagcatgaggaacaaggagctcaaggacgcactgaagaaactcattcaattagtactgtttcagcagcaatga